In Acanthochromis polyacanthus isolate Apoly-LR-REF ecotype Palm Island chromosome 15, KAUST_Apoly_ChrSc, whole genome shotgun sequence, a single genomic region encodes these proteins:
- the grem2a gene encoding gremlin-2 produces MMWRITIPVILAGVLCITAETKKHRPQGSIPSPYKTKGNLSAERHHRLLQQKPEVLSSSREALVVTERRYLRRDWCKTQPLRQTISEEGCRSRTVVNRFCYGQCNSFYIPRHMGPSHGQSRGHGSGSGRKNHNKVQEPFQSCSFCRPHRITQLTVQLDCPDLQPPFRHRKVQRVKQCRCMSVDVSSHGKL; encoded by the coding sequence ATGATGTGGAGAATAACTATCCCTGTCATACTGGCTGGGGTGCTCTGTATCACTGCAGAGACCAAGAAGCACCGTCCCCAGGGATCCATTCCATCCCCGTACAAGACCAAAGGGAACCTGTCTGCAGAACGTCACCACCGGCTACTGCAGCAGAAACCGGAGGTGCTGTCCTCCAGCCGGGAGGCCTTGGTGGTCACAGAGCGCCGTTACCTCCGCAGAGACTGGTGCAAGACCCAACCCCTTCGTCAGACAATCAGTGAGGAGGGCTGTCGCAGCCGCACTGTGGTCAACCGTTTTTGCTACGGCCAGTGCAACTCCTTCTACATCCCACGCCATATGGGCCCCAGTCACGGACAGAGTCGAGGCCACGGCTCAGGCTCCGGAAGAAAGAACCACAACAAAGTTCAGGAGCCATTTCAGTCCTGCTCCTTTTGCAGGCCACATCGCATCACGCAGCTCACAGTGCAGCTAGACTGCCCAGACCTGCAGCCCCCTTTCAGACACCGTAAAGTGCAGAGGGTCAAACAGTGTCGCTGCATGTCAGTGGATGTGAGCAGTCATGGGAAACTGTGA
- the rgs7a gene encoding LOW QUALITY PROTEIN: regulator of G-protein signaling 7a (The sequence of the model RefSeq protein was modified relative to this genomic sequence to represent the inferred CDS: inserted 2 bases in 2 codons; deleted 3 bases in 3 codons): MIVYRKMEEVIARMQDEKNGIPIRTVKSFLTKIPSVFSGSDIVQWMIKNLDIEDQVEALHLGTLMAAHGYFFPISDHVLTLKDDGTFYRFQTPYFWPSNCWEPENTDYAVYLCXRTMQNKARLELADYRSGDLARLQRAFARKWEFIFMQAEAQAKVDKKRDKIERKILDSQERAFWDVHRPVPGCVNTTEVDIKKSSRMKNPHKTRKSVYGLQNDIRTHSPTHTPAPEAKQPTEEELQEQITFWQLQLXRHRLKCPKWPESLLGYTEQYVEYDPFLTPPDPSNPWITDDTTLWELEASKEPGQQRVKRWAFGIDEVLKDPVGREQFLKFLESEFSSEDCRFWLAVQELKKRPIREVPTRVQEIWQEFLAPGAPSAINVDSKSYDKTTQNVKDPGRYAFEDAQEHIYKLMKSDSYSRFIRSSAYQELLQAKKKKSKNLF, from the exons GTTCGGATATTGTACAGTGGATGATCAAGAATCTGGACATTGAAGATCAAG TGGAGGCTCTTCACCTAGGAACTCTGATGGCTGCACATGGTTACTTCTTCCCCATCTCAGACCACGTCCTCACTCTCAAAGATGACGGCACTTTCTATAGGTTTCAG acTCCATACTTTTGGCCATCAAACTGCTGGGAACCAGAAAACACAGACTATG CTGTTTACCTCT AAAGAACAATGCAAAATAAAGCGCGTCTGGAGCTTGCAGACTACCGAAGCGGTGA CTTAGCAAGGCTACAGAGAGCTTTCGCCAGGAAATGGGAGTTCATTTTTATGCAAGCAGAAGCACAAGCAAA ggtggacaaaaaaagagacaaaattgaGAGGAAAATTCTTGACAGTCAGGAAAGAGCATTCTGGGACGTGCACAGACCAGTG CCTGGATGTGTGAATACGACGGAAGTTGACATAAAGAAATCCTCCAGA ATGAAAAACCCCCACAAAACTAGAAAG TCTGTGTATGGGCTGCAGAATGACATCCGTACCCACAGCCCAACCCACACCCCTGCTCCAGAGGCCAAGCAGCCCACGGAAGAAGAACTACAGGAACAG ATCACCTTTTGGCAATTGCAAT ACAGGCATCGACTGAAATGTCCAAAGTGGCCAGAGAG TTTGCTTGGCTACACGGAGCAGTATGTTGAATACGACCCCTTCCTCACGCCTCCAGACCCATCCAACCCCTGGATCACAGATGACACCACACTTTGGGAGCTCGAAGCCAG TAAGGAGCCAGGCCAGCAGAGGGTAAAGAGGTGGGCTTTC GGTATCGATGAGGTTCTCAAAGATCCTGTGGGAAGAGAGCAG TTCCTCAAGTTCCTGGAGTCTGAGTTCAGCTCAGAGGA TTGTAGGTTCTGGCTAGCGGTGCAGGAACTAAAGAAGCGTCCAATCAGAGAAGTTCCAACTCGAGTTCAGGAAATCTGGCAGGAGTTTCTGGCCCCTGGAGCGCCCAGTGCCATCAACGTGGACTCCAAGAGCTACGACAAAACCACCCAGAATGTTAAAGATCCCGGACGCTACGCCTTTGAGGATGCACAG GAACACATCTACAAGTTGATGAAGAGTGATTCTTACAGCCGATTCATCCGTTCCAGTGCCTACCAGGAATTATTACAGGCCAAgaagaag AAAAGTAAGAACTTGTTCTGA